GGAGTTGCGGCGGGATGACAGGCGCTCGTGCACCCGGCCGGCGTGCCGGTGAACCCGCTCGCCCCCTGGTAGCCCATGCTGCTGTTGAGCTGGATGGTGCCGTCCAGGTGCATGGCGGCGGTGTAGGCCGGCTGGGTGTTGGCGTGGCAGTAGTCGCACCGGCCCTCGCCGTCGGCACCGAGATCTGCGGCCCCCTGGTGGAGGTTGTAGAGGGTGGTGTTCTCGTTCCCGTCGGGGTTGGCCAGAGGACCGGAGTGCTTCGCCACGACGGTGGTGGGCAGAGGCACCCCGTTGGGGCTGAGACCAAAGGTGCCGTGGCAGTTGGCGCAATCGCCCGTCGGGGCGGTCCAGGCCACGTCGGCGTAGGCCCCGTGGCAGCTGATGCTGGCGCAGGTGCCCCCCGCGTAAGTGAACGTCACCGCCTGGCCGTTGAAGCTGCCCCCGGCCTTGAGGTTCTTCGTGCCGTTGACGTGGGAGGCGAGCCCCGCGATGGCCGTGGTCGTGTCGGTGCCCGCGGCCGTGACGGTGTCGTTATGGCAGTGGGCGCAGGTGATCCCCGCCCACGCCAGGTGGATGGGGTGGTTGCCGGTGGCGATGCGGGTGGGCTCGTCGACGCCCCCGTGGCAGGCGTTGCACGCCAGGTTCTGGGTGCTCCAGTCCGGGGTGGCAAAGCCGCTCATCCACTGCACGCTGCCCACCGAGGCGCCCGACTGGCCGTCGGAGTGGCAGTAGAGGTTGTTGCAGGTGGCCGCGCCCACGTCGTAGGTGCCGCTGGGATTTGCGGCGGTGTCGAAGTTGAGGCTCTGGTAGGTCTTGGGATCGGTGTTGTGGGTGGCAGAGCTGGTGTAGTCGAGGTGGCAGGTCTGGCAGGCGTAGCCGTAGCCCCCCTGGTCCACCGGCGCCGCATGCCGTCGGTGGGGGCTCGCCGCCTCGGAAAAGCGCGTGTAGCCCTCGGAGGTGGTGGCGGTGGACACCGGGGGCTGGCCGTGGCAGGTGGTACAGGAGGCCTTGGCCCCCCAGCTGCCGCCCTCGTCGGTGTGGGTGTGGCACACCTGGCAGACGAAATCCCCCCCGGTGGCCACGTCGCCCCCGGAGTGGCGCCCCCCGGTGAGGAAGGTCGAGAGGGGGTAGATCTCGTCGCCGGCCACCACCCGCCCCTGGTGGCACTCCCGGTTGTCGCACAGCCCCGTGCCGTCGGTCTTGTAGGTGGTGTCGTCGTAGGCCAGGTATGCGTTGGTGTCGTAGGGGGCCGAGGCCGTCCCGTCCCCGTACACGGGGGTGCCGGCGGCGTCCACCTTGGGAATCTCGACCCGCACCATCGCCACGTTGGGCGCCACCCCCGCCCCGTGGGGCTCGTGGCAGTCGTTGCACCCGGCCTTGGCCGTGGTGCCCCCGTGGAGCTTGCCCGTGTACTGGCTGTGGCAGGTCAGACACACGGAGTAGGCCTGGTTGTAGGGCGCCTGCTGCCGGATGGCGCTCTGGACCGAGGTGTTCTCGGCAAAGGCGAACCGAAGAGGGTTGGTGCCGGGCGCCGACCGCGCGAAGTCGTGGGGGACGCTGCCGCTGTGGCACGCGGTGCACCCAAGCGTGCCGCTGGAGATCGTGCTCTGCCCATGGCCCTTGGCCGCGTACACCCCGGCGTCGTCTTGCACGTGGCACTCCCCGCACTTTTCCGGGGTGACCCGGGTGCCCAGGGGGTCGCCCGGGTTGTTGGAGGTGGTGCCGTCGGTGCGAAGCGTGACCAGCGAGGTGTTCTGGTAACTGTTGTGGCTGCCGTGGCACTGGGTGCACGAGGTGGGCGCCGCCCCGTCGTTGATGGTTGCCCGCCCCATGCCGTGGGCCGCCGGGGCCGTGTACCCCCCGGTGCTGGACCCCGTGTCGCTGTGGCAGGCGGCGTTGCGGCAGGTGTTGTCCGAGACCTGGGAAGCATCGTCCGGCGCCCCGATCAGGCTGGCGTACAAGTTGAGCCGCGTGCCACCCCCGGCGTCGATCCCGTGGACGCTGGCGTTGCCCGAGCCGTCGCTTTCCACCCCCGCGGTGATGTGTGCGTGGCAGTCGAGGCAGTCGAGCGCCGTGGCGTTTCCCCCGAATCCGCTCTGGATGTCGCTGGGGTGCTTGGAGGTGGAGCTGGCGTCGAAGTGGTCCCACACCCCCTTCATCCGGTCCCGATTCAGCACCGAGGGCGCGGCGTTCTTGTCGTGGCAGAAGAGGCACGGCGCCTGGGGGTTGCTCGCCGAGATCCCCAGGGCCACGGTGCGGTCGGACTTCTTGAGCAGGTGGGTGCCGAGCACCATCTTGGATTTGGAGACGGCGTGGCAGTCGTAGCAGATGGCACCCGGAGGGTAGTGGGTGGCTGCCCCGGCACCGCCGGCCCCCGTCACCAGGGCGACGCCCGCCGCATACGCCACTCTTGCCGCCCAGGTCCGTCCGCGTCGCAGATACGGCTTACCCGCCATCGACCCTTCCTCCCTCTCGATTCCTTGTTCCGCGACACCCATAGGGGTCGCAGCCCCAGGGCCGGGCCTCGCCCAGCCGCCTCTTGCTCCCGGCCCCGGCTCCACCAGCCGCGTGCCCTCAGTGCCCGTGCTTCTGGTGCGGTCCGGGGCACGCCACCGAAAGACGCCACCATTGAATCTGCAGACACAAGAGCGCGGCGATTACTGTATAGAAATCGCGCTTGTTACGCCATACATGGAAAAATAGTGGTTCCGATTCTCTACTGTACGCATCGATACCAACGTTGCGGTTGCCGTTTAGCAAATGCAGCATGTCATATACGTTTTTCGTACAATACGTAGGTACTATCGTATGGTTCAAATACTTATGTGTGCGCACTATTGCGTAGCCCATTTGGGAAGCCACGTGGAATGACTGCGCAGACGTCTCTGCCCAGGTGTCTCGCCGGCTGGGGGGGCACCCCGGCAGCGGGCGGCCTGAAGGTTGCGCCGCGTTCCCTTGGGCCCAAATGCCTGTGGACCCAAATGCCTTGACTCGGGCTCGTGGAACCGGTATCCAGGCCGCGCAGAACAAGACAGCACCCCGGGGGAAGAGGAGCATGAAGGATGAAGCCTGCGCGCAACATCATCATTGCAGACCCCCGGGAGATGGTGCGGGAGGGGCTGAGCGTGCTTCTGGACGCCCACCCGGAGATCACCGTGGTCGGCCAGGCGGGGACGGGTGACGAGGCGATACGGCTCGTGCTGGAGCTCGCCCCCGACGTGGTCCTGATGGAGACGGCCCTGCCCGACATGGACGGGGAGACGGCCACCCGGGAGATCAAGGCCCAGGCCCCCCAGACCCGGGTCCTCATCCTCACGGAGGAGCTCTCGGATGCGGCCATCCGCTCCGCCTTCCGGTCGGGGGCCGACGGCTACGTGATCAAGCAGGCCGACGCCGACGAGATCCAGATGGCCATCGCCCGGGCGGTGCGCGGCTTTCCGTACCTGGGGCCGGAGGTGACGGCGCGGGTGTTGGAGGTCTACCTGGCGGCTGAGGGAAGCGCCGGCGGCGCGCCCGGGGCCTTGCGGGTGCTGACCCAGCGGGAGCGGGAGCTCCTGGCCCTGGTGGCCCAGGGGCTGACCAGCCGGGAGATCGGCGAGCGGCTCGGCATCAGCCACCGCACGGCCGACAAACACAAGGCCAACATCATGAAGAAGCTGGGGATCCACAACGCCTCGGCGCTCACGGCCTTTGCCATTCGCGAGCTCCGGGCGTGAGGCCGGCGGGGTTCCCGTAGAGCGGAGGGAGCATGAATCTGCGTCGTCTCGTCGATCGGGCGGGCATGCCCCCCGAGGCCGGGGAGGCAATGGTCCGGGCGTTGCGCGGCGCCGGCTACGACACGGCGGACGAGGCTCAGCAGGTCACGGGCATGACCGCCCTGCTGGCGGCCCTTCGGGTGTTCGACGCCCTTACGGAGCCGCCGCTGCAGGCGCCGTACCGTCCGGGGCGCAACGACCCCTGTCCCTGCGGCAGCGGCCGCAAGTACAAGAAATGCTGTGGGACCAAGGCGGCTGCGGCCCCCGAGCCCGCGCAGGAGGAGCGCTTCGTCCCCTCCTCCCCCCTGGAAGACCCGCAGCTCGTCCCGCGCCTCCACGAACCGGAGAGCTTCGCAGAGGACATGACCCACCTGCAGACCCTGTTCGGGGAGGAGCCGGCCCTGGACTCCTTGCGGTTCGACGGCACGGCCGTGGCGGACTTCGTGGCGCACCGGATCGAGAGGTCGGAGGAGCTGTGGGGCACCGGAGATCCGGACGATGACACCGATCGCGTCGGCCAGCTCGCCGCCCAGTACATGCAGGAGATGGAACTGCCACCGATCCTCCGCCGGCTTCCTGCAGCGATCCTGCGGGCGGCGCCGGAGGTCGTCCGGGACGCCCAGGACTTTCGCAGCATGGCCTTGGCGGTGGCCCTCGCCGACCTCCCCCCGGTGGAGGAGACCCCTGGCGAGGATGGGTTGGCAGAGGCGGCCAACCCCCTCCACGCCCTCATCTTCCGCCAGACGCTCGGAGAGCTCCTCGATCGATGGGCGGCAGCCCTCGAAGAGGGGGAAGCCTCCTGAGTTGCCCATGACCCTCGGTCACCCCGAGGCCAGGCAGGGATGACGCGCGGCGCGTTCCCCCCCACCCCGGGCCCCTCTCCCTCCGAGGGCGAGGGAGTTCAAGCAGAGCGGTTCATCCCGCGGCACACAGATCCCCCGCCGCAACGGCTCGCCGCGGTTCCGGCGACGTTTGCCCTCCGGCGCGGCTCGGTTTACCGGTCCCCCGCTTTCCTTCTCCGGCGCTGACCCAGGTCAAGGCCGGCCTGCGCCGGCCCCGGTACCCTCCTCCCAGACTCCCACCCCAACCCAGGAGGTCGTACCGTGGACCGCTACACCAAGGGCTTCGTCGTCGCCTCTCTCGTCTACTTCGTGCTGGCTTCCCTGCTCGGCCTCTGGATGGGGCTCGGCACGGCGCCCTCGTGGGCCCGGTTCGCCCACGTGCACTTCAACCTGCTCGGTTTCATGGCCATGATGATCTACGGCGTGGGGTACTTCGTGCTCCCGCGCTTCAACGCCCGAGAGCTCAAGTGGCCCTTCCTCGTTCCCCTGCACTTCTGGGCGTCCAACGTGGGGCTGGTGGGGCTGGTGGCCACCTATCCCGAGATGCCTTCCACCGGGTTTGCGGCCTTCGGCGCGCTCTCGGCGGCGTCGGCGGTGCTCTTCGCGGTGAACATCGGGGCCACGGTGCTGGCGGCGGAAACGTCGACGGAGGGCGAAGAGGAAGCCCAGCCCGCCACTGCCCCCCAGGCCGCTCCCCCGGTGGGTCCCGACACCCGGGTGGGGGAGCTCCTGACCCGGTGGCCCGCAACGGCCGACGTCCTGGTGGCCCAGGGGCTGACGGCCCTCGCGGACCCGGCGCACCGGGAGCAGGTAAAGCAGCTCCCCGTGACCCTGGCCATGGCCTGCCAGCGCCACGGGCTCGACCTGGAGGCCGTGGTCGGGGCGGTGCGGGAGGTCACGGGGTCCGCCGGGGCCGGAGCTTCGGGCGGACCTGCCCCCATCCGGGCCGACCAGGTGCTGGGCGACATTCTCGCCGCGCACCCGGAGACGGAGGGGGTGTTCCGCAAGTACTACGGCTCGGGCTGCTTCTCGTGCCCCGGGCAGGCCACCGAGACCGTCAAGCAGAGCGCCATGATCCACAACGTGGACGTTAAGAAACTGCTGGAGGAGCTCAACCGGGCGGCGAAGTCCTGAGGTTCCCGAGCACGTCCGCCAGGAACCGGGCAAAGAGCGCCCAGGACTTTCGGTCGGCGTCTTCCCGGTGCCGGTCGCCGCCGAACACCGTGAAGGCGTGGGGCGCGCCGCCGTAGGTGACCATCTCGTGGGGGAGACCCGCGGCTTCCAGCTCGGCCGCGAGGCCCGCGAAGTGATCCAGGGTGACCGCCGTGTCGGCGGTGCCGTGGAGGACCAGGTACTGCCCCTTGGCCCGGGAGTAGTCTTGCCCCGCGGGGGTTTCGAGTCCCCCGTGGAAGCTCACGAAGCCCTTGAGGTCGGCCCCGGAGCGGGCCAGCTCCAGCACGGCCGCGCCGCCGAAGCAGTACCCCATGGCCACGGCGTTGCCGAGATCCGCCCCCCTGCCCTTCGCGGCGTCGAGGGCCCCCTTGAGGAGGGTGCGCAACTTCGCGCGGTCGGCATAGAGCTGGCCGGTGTGCCGGCGCCGGTCCTCCAGGGTGGCCGGCCGCACCCCGGCCCCGAAGAGGTCTGCGGCGAAGACGGCATACCCGAGCTCCGCCAGCATCTGAGAGCGCTTCACCTCGTAGTCTCCGAGCCCGTCCCAGTCGTGGATGAGGAGCACCAGGGGGGCCCCCGGCCGGGGAGCGACGTAGTACCCCTCGTAGGCCTTCCCCGCGACCTCGTAGGGGACGGTGTCGCCCTCCCCGGCGAGCAGGGGCGCAGCGAAAAGAAGGCTCGAGATGGCGACGGCGGCGGCAACAGAGCGCATGGGCGCCTCCCTCCCCCCCGGTGTCCCCAGTGGCGTGTGCCCGGGGAGGGTACCGGAGGGTCGGAGCGCACGCAAACCGGCCTCCCGGGGGGCCCCAAAGTTGCCGGCCGCCCCGCGTTCCCGGTCAGCCCGGCAGCTCGTAGTCCGACGCGAACCGGTGGAGCAGGGAGGCAATGTGCCGCAGCAGGGGCTCGCTGGCGTCCGCCCCCAGGGGACGGCGCTCCGGCAGGGGTTCGGGCCGCTCCCGGGCCCGGTGCAGGGCCACCGTCACCTGCTCGGCGACCAGGCTCCGCAGCTCGTGCCGGGCCCGCTCCCGTTGATACTGGGCACCCACGTCGGTCGTGGCGTAGAGGGGAGGCAGCCGGTTGAGGGCGCAGGCCAGCACATCCCCCCGGTCGACGCCCCCGCCCCCCTCGTCTGCCCAGCGGGCCTCGATCTCCTCGACCGCGAGCTCCTCCATGATGTTGCGGTAGGCGCGTCGCGTCTCGACCCGCACCCACCCGGCCTCGATGGCCGCGCGCAGCTCCACGAGCGCGCGGTAGTCCTCCTCCGGGAGCCCCTCGGAGAGCTCGATGAGGCGCGCGAGCTGCCCCTGGGCCGAGTGGGTCAGGCGTCCCCGGTCGCGGGCTTCCTGGACGACGCTGCGGATGGTCATGGCGGGCTCCTCCCTGGCAACGTGTTGCAGCATCGCCTAGGGGGATCGCCCGCTGGCCCGTAAAACTTGAGCCGGCGCGCGCTTCCCCCCCCCCGGGGGAGCCGGTAGACTGCTCCCGATCCCCCCCGCCGCACCCACAGCCCCGACCGGAGGACTCCCGTGGAAACCCATGTACACATCGAGAAGGTGGACGACTACCGCTGGCGCATCCCCCGGGAAGGCGCCATGCGCGTGCCCGGCCTCCTCTACGCCACCGAAACGATGATTCCCCAGATCCGCTCCGAGAAGGCCGCGGAGCAGGTGCGCAACGTCGCGACCCTGCCGGGGATTCTGGGCGCCAGCCTGGCCATGCCCGACGTGCACTGGGGGTACGGGTTCCCCATTGGGGGGGTGGCGGCCACCGACGCGGAGACGGGGGTGATCTCGCCGGGGGGAGTGGGCTACGACATCAACTGCGGGTGCCGGCTCCTCACCACCGAGCTGGAGCGGGCCGAGGTGGCCCCCCGCGTGCGGGAGCTCGCCGGGCTGCTCTTCAGCCGGGTTCCCTCGGGGGTGGGCTCCACCGGCCCCATCCGCCTGAACAAGAAGGAACAGAGAGAGGTCGTCACCCGCGGCGCGGCCTGGGCCGTGGAGGCGGGCTACGGCCGCCTCGAGGACCTGGAGGTGACCGAGGAGGGAGGGTGCCTGGCGGGCGCCGACCCGGCGGCGATCTCGGAGCGGGCCTACGAGCGGGGCTTCAACCAGGTGGGGACCCTGGGGTCGGGGAACCACTTCCTGGAGGTCCAGTACGTGGAGAGGGTCTTCGATCCGGAGGCCGCGGCGGCCTTCGGCCTGCGGGAGGGGCAGGTGACGGTGATGATCCACTCCGGGAGCCGGGGTTTCGGCTACCAGGTGTGCGACGACTACCTGAAGGTCATGGCCCGGGAGGTGGCCCGGTCCGGCATCGAGCTGCCCGACCGGCAGCTCGCCTGCGCCTACCTCTCGACCCCGGCCGCCCGGGAGTACCTGACCGCCATGGCCGGAGCCGCCAACTACGCCTGGGCCAACCGCCAGGCCCTGATGCACTGGGCCCGGGAGGCCTTCCAGGAGTTCTTCCGGGCCTCGCCCCGGGACCTGGGCCTTCGGCTCGTCTACGACGTGGCCCACAACATCGCCAAGCGGGAGCGCCACCGCGTGGAGGGGCAGGAGCGCTGGGTGATGGTGCACCGCAAGGGAGCCACCCGGGCCTTCGGGCCCGGGCGGCCCGAGGTTCCCCCCCGCTACCGGGCCGTGGGGCAGCCCGTGATGATCCCGGGCGACATGGGCCGGGCCTCCTACGTGCTGGCCGGCACCGAGCGGGCCATGGAAGAGACCTTCGGCTCCACCTGCCACGGGGCGGGCCGTCTGCTGTCGCGCCACGCAGCCCTCAAGAAGAAGCACGGGGCCCAGGTGCGCAGGGACCTGGAGGCCCAGGGCATCTGGGTCTTCTCCGCGGGCGTCAAGACCCTGGCCGAGGAGATGCCCGAGGCCTACAAGGACGTGGACGACGTGGTGGACGCGGTGGCCGGCGCGGGGATCTCCCGCCGGGTCGCGCGGCTGCGGCCCATGGGGGTGGTGAAGGGATGAGGCAGGCGACGCTCGCGGCCGGCGTCGCGGGGCTCCTGGTCCTCTTCGGGTGCTCGGACGGGCCGCACCGTGTGGGCCATGCGACAACGCGGCGCCGAGCTCACGGACGAGAAGGCGGAGCGGGTGGCCCGCTATCTCGCCCAGGTACGGGGACGATAAAGCCCGGCCCGGGTCAGGTCCGAAACTGCCCCACCAACTCGTCGAGCTGCCGGGCCGTATCGGCGAGGGCGTTCGCCGCCTGATCCGCTTCCGCGGCCCGCTGGGCGGTCTCCCCGGCCACGTCCCGGAGCCCTTCGACGTTGTGGTTGACCGACTGGGCCACGGCGCCCTGCTCCTGGGCAGCGCCCGCAATCTGCTCGTTCATCTGGGCGATCAGCCGCACGGCGGTGCCCATGGCCCCGAGCGAACTCCCGAGCCCCCCGGCGCGCCGGCGGGTATCCTCCGCGCTCGCCACGCTCTTGCCCATGGCTGCCAGGGCGCTCGCGAGCCCCCCCTGGAACCTCTCGATCATCCTCCCGATCTGCTCCGTGGACTGCCGGGTCCGCTCGGCGAGCTTTCGTACCTCGTCGGCCACCACCGCGAACCCCCGACCCTGCTCCCCGGCCCGGGCGGCCTCGATGGCGGCATTGAGCGCCAGCAGGTTCGTCTGGTCGGCCACGTCCCGGATCACCTCGAGCACCGCCCCGATTTCGTGCCCCACCGCCTCCAGGGCGCCCAGCGCCTGGGAGGACGCCTTGACTTCCGAGGCGAGCGCCTCGACGGCCGTCACCGTCTGCTCCACCGCGCCGAGGGCGCCGGCGGTCTCCCGGTCGGCCCGCTCCGCCTCCCGCGCGGCGCGCACCGTGCTCTCGGCCACCTGCTCCACCGTCGCCACCATCTCGGCGAGCGCCGTAGACATCTCCTGGGCGCCCTCCTCCTGGCGCCCCATCGTCTCGCGGGATTTTTGGGTGGAAGCGGCCAGTTGCTGGGCCGCCGCGGAGAGCTCACGGCTCACCACCCCGATGTGCCGCACCACGCCCTGGAACTGCTCGAGCATCCGGTTGAGGGCCGCCGAAGCCTGGCCCACCTCGTCGGCGCTGCCCGCGGCCAGCCGGCGCGTGAGGTCGGAGTCGGCCTGGATCCTGGAAACGACCGCCGTCATGGCATTCACGGGGATCGCGACGCCCCGGTAGAGAGCCCCGAATACCGCCAGGACCAGGGCGAGCCCGACCCCCAACCCGGTCGAGGCCATGACGACGGCCCGCCGCACCACCGGTCCGACCTGGGCCATCCTCTCGTGGGAGAGCTCGTTGAGGCGCTCGGCGAACCGCTCGCTCTCTCCAACCATCTTGCCCACCCGCACCACGGCCTGGACGTCGTTCATGTCCACGCGGGCCGTGGCGGCCAGAAACGCCGCCAGGGCCTCCTCGAGCGGCCCCCAGGTCGCAGCGATCGCCTCCGCCTCGGCGGGGTCCACGGCTCGAAGCCCCACGAGCGCCCTGCGAAAACCGTCGAACCCCGCCTGGAACGTGGCGATCATGTCGGGCTCGACCCCCAGCTCGCCCTCCTGGGAGAGCACCGCCTCGCTCATGCCCCGAAGCATCTGCTGCAGCGCGCCGGAACCGTCGAGAAGGTGCGTCGCCACTTCGTAGCTGGTGCCCACGCTGCGCATCGCCTGCCCCCCCACGACGGCGACGGCGGCCATGACGGCCACGATTCCGAGGCCGGCCCCGACCATCTTGGTCTTGATCCTGCGGTTGCGGAGGAATGCTCGCATCCGTTCACCTATCGGGGTCGTCGCCCCGGGCTGCGGCCGCTGCGCTTCGCGGACCGCCCCGGCCGGGATCGGTTCCATGGGGCCCTGGGCTGCCGCCTAGTTGAGGGGGTAGCCCGCCGCGGTCCACTCCGCCGTGCCGCCCCGGAACCACATGACGTTCGTGTAGCCGTCGCGAATCGAGAGGACGGCGGCCTTGTAGGACTTCCAGCCCGTCGGGCCGTCGCTGTAGAAGACCACCGCCGCGCCCTTGTCCGCCGGCAGCTGGGCGGCGTCGAGCCGGTCCAGCGAGGCGTCGAAGTCGGCGCTCAGGGCGCTCTTCTGGTCGTAGGGAAGCGCCACGGCGCCCGGGATGTGGCCGCGACCGTAGTTGACGGCCTTTCGCATGTCGAAGAAGTGGGCCTTGCCGACGAGGTCTTTGGCCTGGGCCGCCGTGAGGATCTTGCCCCCGGCCAGCTCTCTGGGTGTCTCCACGTCGGCCGCAAGGGCAGCCGTGCCCACAAGGAGCCCGATGGTCAGGGTGAGCGCAATTCCGCCAGACTTCTTCATCTTCATCCTCCGGGGGGCTGGGGGCCGGGAATCTCCCGTCCGAGGTTGCGTGGGGTCGGTTTGCTTGACGTCGGGAACGCGGTTTCGGTGCGCGCCAGTCGGCGTATCGACAACCCGGCGGGGATGCTTGAGGATATTTCTGCGCCTTTTGCATGGGGCGGGGCGCAGGGCCGGAGGCAGAGGGGGCGTGCCGGCCGCTCCGCGCCTCGGCCTGGACTTGGGGACTAGAGATTCTTGAGGACCGGAAATCTGGAACGATGGGACAAGTTTCGCTCCAGAAAAATGGCAGGTCCGCTTCGCTTGACCCACCGGTCCTCACGGACGAGGAGGCGGAGCGGATGGCCCGCTATCTCGCCCAGGTACGGGGACGATAAAGCCCGGCGCGGGTCAGGTCCGAAACTGCCCCACCAACCCGTCGAGCTGCCGGGCCGTATCGGCGGGGGAGCCAACGAGGGTTTCCAAGCGGGTTCGTGCGCCGCCTGCGGCCAGCAGATCGGCGAGGTCACCAGAGAGTGGATACGGA
This sequence is a window from Thermodesulfobacteriota bacterium. Protein-coding genes within it:
- a CDS encoding response regulator transcription factor → MKPARNIIIADPREMVREGLSVLLDAHPEITVVGQAGTGDEAIRLVLELAPDVVLMETALPDMDGETATREIKAQAPQTRVLILTEELSDAAIRSAFRSGADGYVIKQADADEIQMAIARAVRGFPYLGPEVTARVLEVYLAAEGSAGGAPGALRVLTQRERELLALVAQGLTSREIGERLGISHRTADKHKANIMKKLGIHNASALTAFAIRELRA
- a CDS encoding SEC-C metal-binding domain-containing protein — encoded protein: MNLRRLVDRAGMPPEAGEAMVRALRGAGYDTADEAQQVTGMTALLAALRVFDALTEPPLQAPYRPGRNDPCPCGSGRKYKKCCGTKAAAAPEPAQEERFVPSSPLEDPQLVPRLHEPESFAEDMTHLQTLFGEEPALDSLRFDGTAVADFVAHRIERSEELWGTGDPDDDTDRVGQLAAQYMQEMELPPILRRLPAAILRAAPEVVRDAQDFRSMALAVALADLPPVEETPGEDGLAEAANPLHALIFRQTLGELLDRWAAALEEGEAS
- a CDS encoding DUF1858 domain-containing protein — translated: MDRYTKGFVVASLVYFVLASLLGLWMGLGTAPSWARFAHVHFNLLGFMAMMIYGVGYFVLPRFNARELKWPFLVPLHFWASNVGLVGLVATYPEMPSTGFAAFGALSAASAVLFAVNIGATVLAAETSTEGEEEAQPATAPQAAPPVGPDTRVGELLTRWPATADVLVAQGLTALADPAHREQVKQLPVTLAMACQRHGLDLEAVVGAVREVTGSAGAGASGGPAPIRADQVLGDILAAHPETEGVFRKYYGSGCFSCPGQATETVKQSAMIHNVDVKKLLEELNRAAKS
- a CDS encoding dienelactone hydrolase family protein, producing MRSVAAAVAISSLLFAAPLLAGEGDTVPYEVAGKAYEGYYVAPRPGAPLVLLIHDWDGLGDYEVKRSQMLAELGYAVFAADLFGAGVRPATLEDRRRHTGQLYADRAKLRTLLKGALDAAKGRGADLGNAVAMGYCFGGAAVLELARSGADLKGFVSFHGGLETPAGQDYSRAKGQYLVLHGTADTAVTLDHFAGLAAELEAAGLPHEMVTYGGAPHAFTVFGGDRHREDADRKSWALFARFLADVLGNLRTSPPG
- a CDS encoding late competence development ComFB family protein encodes the protein MTIRSVVQEARDRGRLTHSAQGQLARLIELSEGLPEEDYRALVELRAAIEAGWVRVETRRAYRNIMEELAVEEIEARWADEGGGGVDRGDVLACALNRLPPLYATTDVGAQYQRERARHELRSLVAEQVTVALHRARERPEPLPERRPLGADASEPLLRHIASLLHRFASDYELPG
- a CDS encoding RtcB family protein, coding for METHVHIEKVDDYRWRIPREGAMRVPGLLYATETMIPQIRSEKAAEQVRNVATLPGILGASLAMPDVHWGYGFPIGGVAATDAETGVISPGGVGYDINCGCRLLTTELERAEVAPRVRELAGLLFSRVPSGVGSTGPIRLNKKEQREVVTRGAAWAVEAGYGRLEDLEVTEEGGCLAGADPAAISERAYERGFNQVGTLGSGNHFLEVQYVERVFDPEAAAAFGLREGQVTVMIHSGSRGFGYQVCDDYLKVMAREVARSGIELPDRQLACAYLSTPAAREYLTAMAGAANYAWANRQALMHWAREAFQEFFRASPRDLGLRLVYDVAHNIAKRERHRVEGQERWVMVHRKGATRAFGPGRPEVPPRYRAVGQPVMIPGDMGRASYVLAGTERAMEETFGSTCHGAGRLLSRHAALKKKHGAQVRRDLEAQGIWVFSAGVKTLAEEMPEAYKDVDDVVDAVAGAGISRRVARLRPMGVVKG
- a CDS encoding methyl-accepting chemotaxis protein; the encoded protein is MRAFLRNRRIKTKMVGAGLGIVAVMAAVAVVGGQAMRSVGTSYEVATHLLDGSGALQQMLRGMSEAVLSQEGELGVEPDMIATFQAGFDGFRRALVGLRAVDPAEAEAIAATWGPLEEALAAFLAATARVDMNDVQAVVRVGKMVGESERFAERLNELSHERMAQVGPVVRRAVVMASTGLGVGLALVLAVFGALYRGVAIPVNAMTAVVSRIQADSDLTRRLAAGSADEVGQASAALNRMLEQFQGVVRHIGVVSRELSAAAQQLAASTQKSRETMGRQEEGAQEMSTALAEMVATVEQVAESTVRAAREAERADRETAGALGAVEQTVTAVEALASEVKASSQALGALEAVGHEIGAVLEVIRDVADQTNLLALNAAIEAARAGEQGRGFAVVADEVRKLAERTRQSTEQIGRMIERFQGGLASALAAMGKSVASAEDTRRRAGGLGSSLGAMGTAVRLIAQMNEQIAGAAQEQGAVAQSVNHNVEGLRDVAGETAQRAAEADQAANALADTARQLDELVGQFRT
- a CDS encoding rhodanese-like domain-containing protein, whose product is MKKSGGIALTLTIGLLVGTAALAADVETPRELAGGKILTAAQAKDLVGKAHFFDMRKAVNYGRGHIPGAVALPYDQKSALSADFDASLDRLDAAQLPADKGAAVVFYSDGPTGWKSYKAAVLSIRDGYTNVMWFRGGTAEWTAAGYPLN